One window of Triticum dicoccoides isolate Atlit2015 ecotype Zavitan chromosome 5A, WEW_v2.0, whole genome shotgun sequence genomic DNA carries:
- the LOC119300034 gene encoding uncharacterized protein LOC119300034: MDAVHVLAAARVIPEDDNEKKPLWRYVQTLENTGKGKGGNKRSMCRLCEYVINGSYSRVKAHLLKIPNMGVSSCQKVTVDVLVQLKGEQERADALIESNKPREIPLPTEGFGANARKKRGGNPIEACFDMEARNHLDALIARMFYTAGIPFNVARNPWFRAAFIFAAGHANSLAGYAPPSYDKLRTTLLVQERTHVDRMLMPIKSTWSSKGVTIVSDGWSDPQRRPLLNFMAITEDGPMFLRSINTEGEVKSKEYIRDRLCEIIEAVGPANVVQVITDNASNCRGAGLLVQERYNHIFWTPCVVHTLNLALKSIGSATSQDDPLYDHCNWISEIAADGFRIKHFIMSHSMRLSMFNASSKLKLLAVADTRFASQVVMLKRLVQIRQALTMMVVGPKWNDYRNDNVEGARFVKEKILDDDWWNKVEYFIEFAEPIYSMIRAADTDKPCLHLTYEMWDMMIEKVKEVIYRKEGLEPHEESPFFSAVNDVLIFRWTKSSTPLHCLAHSLNPKYYTTAWISEVPGRQAPHMDQEISDERNACFRRFFPHGGPEMNELKQQFANFSLMGPGFNGFDSIEDRYGRQAPHMMECSLHSIMCGA; encoded by the exons ATGGATGCAGTCCATGTATTGGCTGCTGCTCGTGTGATTCCGGAAGATGATAATGAGAAGAAGCCTTTGTGGAGGTACGTCCAGACGTTGGAAAATACTGGGAAAGGGAAAGGAGGCAACAAGAGATCCATGTGTAGGCTTTGTGAGTATGTTATCAATGGTAGCTACTCAAGAGTAAAGGCACACCTTTTGAAGATTCCTAACATGGGTGTGAGTTCATGTCAAAAGGTCACTGTCGATGTTCTTGTTCAGTTGAAAGGTGAGCAAGAGAGAGCCGATGCACTGATTGAGAGCAATAAACCTAGAGAAATCCCACTGCCAACTGAAGGATTTGGAGCAAATGCAAGAAAGAAAAGGGGGGGTAATCCAATTGAGGCATGCTTTGACATGGAAGCTCGCAACCACCTTGATGCATTGATCGCAAGGATGTTTTACACAGCAGGGATCCCATTCAATGTTGCACGTAATCCTTGGTTCAGGGCAGCTTTCATCTTTGCTGCCGGCCATGCCAATTCGTTGGCTGGCTATGCCCCTCCAAGTTATGATAAGCTCAGGACCACTCTTCTGGTGCAAGAGAGGACACATGTTGATAGAATGTTGATGCCCATCAAATCAACATGGAGCAGCAAAGGTGTGACTATTGTTTCAGATGGATGGTCTGATCCTCAAAGGCGTCCATTACTTAATTTCATGGCTATAACAGAAGATGGGCCCATGTTTCTAAGGTCAATTAACACCGAGGGAGAGGTGAAGTCAAAGGAGTACATCAGGGACAGGCTTTGTGAAATTATTGAGGCTGTTGGACCAGCAAATGTTGTGCAGGTGATAACAGATAATGCATCAAACTGCAGGGGCGCAGGTCTGTTGGTGCAAGAAAGGTATAATCACATTTTCTGGACTCCATGTGTTGTGCACACTTTAAATCTTGCCTTGAAGAGCATAGGTTCAGCTACTAGCCAGGATGACCCTCTTTATGATCATTGCAATTGGATTAGTGAGATTGCAGCAGATGGCTTTCGCATAAAACATTTCATTATGAGTCATTCCATGAGGTTGTCTATGTTCAATGCTAGTAGTAAACTGAAATTGCTTGCTGTGGCTGATACTAGATTTGCTTCTCAAGTTGTGATGTTGAAGAGACTGGTACAAATAAGACAAGCTCTAACAATGATGGTGGTGGGGCCAAAGTGGAATGACTACAGAAATGACAATGTAGAAGGAGCACGATTTGTGAAAGAAAAAATACTGGATGATGATTGGTGGAATAAGGTTGAGTACTTCATTGAATTTGCAGAGCCAATATATTCTATGATTAGAGCAGCTGATACAGATAAACCCTGCCTTCATCTGACCTATGAGATGTGGGATATGATGATTGAGAAGGTGAAGGAAGTAATATACAGGAAAGAAGGTCTAGAACCCCATGAAGAATCCCCATTCTTCTCTGCGGTCAATGATGTCTTAATTTTTCGCTGGACAAAGAGTAGCACTCCGCTGCATTGCTTGGCTCACTCGCTCAATCCCAA GTACTACACTACAGCCTGGATTAGTGAAGTTCCAGGCCGTCAAGCTCCACACATGGATCAAGAGATTTCAGATGAAAGAAATGCATGCTTTAGAAGATTCTTTCCTCATGGGGGCCCAGAAATGAATGAACTGAAACAGCAGTTTGCCAACTTCAGTCTTATGGGTCCTGGATTTAATGGTTTCGACTCCATTGAAGATAGATACGGCCGTCAAGCTCCACACATGATGGAATGTAGCTTGCATTCCATCATGTGTGGAGCTTGA